The following is a genomic window from Lysinibacillus sp. JNUCC-52.
GCAACAATGGATATAGACGGAGAAAGGATTACATTACAGGCGAATGAGGGAATTGAAGTGCCAGCGCTTACGCCGCATCAAATGCGCAATGATTCACAGGAAGATGTAGAATTTTTAGTAATCTCTCAACCGAATAGTAAAGGAGATCGTATACCGCTATAGGGCATGAAGCTATAAGACGTGTCCTATTTTCCAAAATGTTCATTCTTTTGCATGAGGTTCACCATGTATTTATTTAGTACAGTAAATGGTAGTAAATACAAAGGGGATGTTTGGAAAATGAAGATTTCGGAAGTGAAACTTAACGTGCATGATTTACATAAAATGAAGGAATTTTACTGTGACAAATTAGGATTTGAATTATTAGAACAAGCAGAGCATTTTTTTGAAATAGCAGCTGGGGAAAGCAATATCCTATTTGAAAGAATAGACTCTACTATCGACAAGCAATATCATTTTGCGTTCAATATACCAAGTAATTTATTTCAACAAGCGAAAAAATGGGTGCAAGAACGTGTAGAAATATTACGCGCAGATGAACAAGATGAGGTCTATTTTGAATTTTTAGATGCATACGCATGCTATTTTTACGATCCAGAGGACAATATAATTGAGTTTATTGCTAGACAGGGGATAAACCCAAAAGTGAGTACCAATGCATTTTCAATTCAACATGTATTAAATATTGCGGAAATAAATTTAACGACTGATGCGATCCTTACTGTCGCAGAACGTTTAAAGGAATATGGTATCACGCCCCTTAAAGATGAAGAAATACGTACAGATGCGCTTACTTTTATGGGGAATTACGAGGATGGTGTCCATCTATTAATCGGTCCGAGTGAACGTATGTGGTATTTCTCTACTAAAAAAGCAATTGTCAGCCCGATTGAAATTAGAGTCGATGATCATCTACAACTATGTGTAAGCGTAAATGGAGAATTTGCTATTTCACACCTATAAAAATTGTATTGCTATTTTCCGAAATTGTATTGAATAATAAATCTCTTTATTGTATATTTATTCAAAATAGTGCGGGGGGAATAGCCAAGGTGTACATAATAAGTGAAACGAATCCTACCTTTGAAGATTATCAAGCATTACATCAGACTACTGGCTGGAATGCGAAAGGGCTATATACGTACGAACAATTATTTCAAGCCATTTGTCGTAGCTGGTATAGTATTTCAATTTATGATGAGCAAACATTAATCGGCTATGGTCGAATTATTTCTGATGGTATTTATCAAACATTTATTTGCGACGTAATGGTACATCCTGAGTATCAACGAAATGGCATTGGTACAACTATTATGGAAGCTCTATTCGCACATTGTAAACTTAAAAATATAAAGTGGATTCAATTATCATGTGCTAAGGGTAAACAACCTTTTTATCAAAAACTTGGATTTTCTGAAAGGGATGCAGATGCTCCAGGAATGATGTTGTTTTTTGAATAATATGTGAGCCGTTGCTGAGAAAAAAGAAGGATAGAATGCTGTCCTTCTTTTTTATGAAATTAACTAGCGTATAGTACCAAGGTTGTTCAAAAATTTTCACATTCATAATATGGGGGAACTACGAAATACGATATGATATTTATAGGTAATGTTTATTCGGAGGTGAGCATGATGAAAGAAACCATTGCCATTGTTTGTTCGACAGCTAGCATGAAAGTTACGATGATGAAGAAAAGGCCTATTAACTATTTATTGCAAGCGATAGCTGGAGGACTCTTTATTGGCTTTGGTATTTTGTTGATTGTTACTATTGGAGGCTTATATGATCCTGTTGGTGTACCAAGTATGAAAGTTGTTCAAGGATTAGCATTTGGTGTGGCACTTAGCATGGTCATGATGGCTGGTGCAAATTTATTTACTGGGGATAACTTCGTATTATCTGTAAGTACTTTAGAGAAAAAATCCACCCCTTTTGCAATGGTCGGTATTTGGTTATTTAGCTATATAGGTAATTTTATTGGCTCTTTAGTTGGGGCAGTGCTGTTCTTCTATGCAGGGCTTGCAGTAGGTGATACCGCGACGTATATCGAGAAAGTGGCAACGTCCAAAATGAATGCAGGCTTTGTCGCTTTGCTATGTCGTGGTATTTTATGTAATCTTCTTGTTTGCTTAGCTGTCTGGAGTACCTATAAATTAAAATCAGAAATAGCAAAATTAGCGATGATTTTCTGTTGTATTTTCCCCTTTATTACATCAGGTTTTGAGCATAGCATTGCCAATATGACACTTTTTTGCCTAGCGCTCTTTGTTCCACATGATGATCTAGTGTCCATTGGAGGTGCAGTGGCAAATTTAGTTCCCGTCACACTAGGTAATATCATTGGCGGTGCAATAATTGGTTTTGTCTATTGGCTTAACGCACGGAGATAAACTTATCGAAAGGAGAAATGGAAATGCTCGAGGATTCTATTCGATTGAAAGAGGCAATTAAAAAACTTAGCGAAGCCGAAGCGAAGTCAATGCTTTTCTTTTCCTTATTAAATGGCAAATCAAGTGAGGATATTCAACAAGTTATATTACAAGTATCAGAGGAAAAAAATAATACGAATGCACAAACGGTACATATCCTATTTGGCGAATCACCAGGAGGAAGTTTAAAAGCTGCATTTAGAAATACAGACTATCAAAAGACAGAAGATATCATTGTGTTGCCACATAATCTATCTATTGGTCCTATTAATGACTTACATAAAACATCAGGTATTGAAGCCAGATTTGCGTGGTTTAAGAATCGATACACAACTGAAGATGATGGAATTACGCATTATAGACAGCTTATGTTAGCTGCAGTTGAAAAAATAAACAATATTTTACCGCATCAGAACATTGTTATTTGGACTTGTCAAAATGCACATGAGCAAACAGGGTTACGTCTTGTGCTAGCTATGCTAGATGGTAAGTTAAATACAGTGCGTGTAATTGACACATTCACTGCTTTTCATAAAAAGAAAATAAACCCGCACTTAGCGCAAGATAACTATCCAAGATCAACGGGTGAATTAAATGGGGAAACGCTTGTTAATTTTTATGAGCAGGGGATAGAGCCATTAAATAACGTACAAAGGCAACAATTGGTTGATGAAGGGAAACGTTTATTATTAGACGATGTCCATATTATTCGAACATGGGCTTGTGATAAGCTATTAACCAGCAGTAACGAAAAACGAGATGATGATTATATTGTTGAATGTGCAAAGCGTATGTATCAAGAAGATGGCAAGGTGGAATATAAGAAGGCAGCACGATTAATTGGTGAAGTGATTGGACATATGCAGGAATATACAGGAGACGAATGGATAGAATATCGGTTACGTTGTTTAATTAAGGAAGGTGTTTTTTCATATAAAGGTGATATAAAAGCCATGCGTTTTTATGAAGTAAAATTACTAGACGATTTCTTGACAAATTGAAATTTTTGATGTTTTGACTTCATTAAAAATGGTAGATAAAATTGGTATGGAAGAGCTCGTAAGACTCTCATAGATTAATAACATTAAAAGTGAACATAAAGATTGACTTAATAGATTAATTTAAAGAAAGGAAGTTGACAATGAATCCTGAGATCAATCAAAATGCAATTCTTCAAGCAATTTTGGAGCTTTCTACACAAGTACAAGGCGTGAAAACAGAGATTCAACAGCAAATTGTAGCAGTAGAAAAAAGATTAGTAGAGAAAATTGAAGCAGTAGAAAAAAGATTAGAAGAGAAGATCGAAGCGGTAGAAAAAAGATTAGAAGAGAAAATCGAAGCGGTAGAAAAAAGATTAGAAGAGAAAATCGAAGAGGTAGAAAAAGGATTAGAAGAGAAAATTGAAGAGGTAGAAAAAGGATTAGAAAAGAAAATCGAAGAGGTAGAAAAAGGATTAGAAGAGAAAATTGAAGAGGTAGAAAAAGGATTAAAAGAGAAGATCGATTTAGTTGAAACAAGATTGGACTCACTTGAAATAAGATTAGGGAAAGTTGAAACAAGACTAGATTCGCTTGAAACAAGATTAGAGTCAGTTGAAACACGAATAGACTCACTTGAAATTAGATTAGAGAAAGTTGAATCAAGATTGGATTCTCTTGAAACTAAGCTAGAGAATAAAATGGAGACGGTTGAAAAAAATCTTAGTGAAATAATAGATAAAGTAGATGCTAAGATGGAAGTGTTAACTATAGAAATATTAGAAACAAAGGCAGATGTGTTAAAATTAAAGAAAGCAAAATAAATTGTTTCTGCCATCACTATGTGCAATAATCATTGACAATTAGTGATGCATATTTGAGGAGTGAGCTTGATGTTAAAAACAGAAGTATTTGATCAACTAAAAAAGGCTATGAAGGAAAAGGATGTCTTGGCAAAAGGCGTACTTACACTTGTTAAATCGGCACTAGATTTAGCTGAGAAGGAAAAGGGTGAACCCCTATCACAAGCTGAAGAGATTGCCATTATTAATCGTGAAGTAAAGCAGACGAATCAGGCATTAGAAGGTGCGCAAAATGCTGGTCGCGCGGATTTAATTGAAAAAGAGGAAGCAAAATTAGTACTATTAAAATCATTCCTTCCTAAACAATTAACTGAAGAAGAAATTGCTGAAAAATTAGTAGCCGCTGGTGTTACTAAAGGCATGAATATGGGAGACGCAATGAAAATTGCAAAACCTTTGTTAAATGGTCAAGCGGAAGGTGCCGTTATTTCAAAAGTAGTCAAAAGTTTAATTTAATAGAGGAACAAAAAGGATAGCTGGCGTTCGTAACGTCAGCTATCCTTTGTTTTTTAAGCCATTGGCAATCTACCACAGACTTCGTATGGAAGAATTCTTAATTGTTTCGGTGCCTGGCACGCAAAGATGGCACTCATAGATTAAATTTCTGGATAATATTTCGTAGTTGTTGAGCCATTTCCGCTAAATTATTTGAAGAAGCGGTAATCTCTTCGATGCTAGCAGACTGTTCTTCGGAAGCAGCTGCGACATTTTGAATGTTTCCAGATGCTTGAACAGCTACAATTCCAACTTGCTCAACTGAATTAGCAATATTGCTAACTCCTTCATTCATGTTCGTAATGATGCTGTTAACCTGGTTCATTTCTTGTGTAAGTTCTGTTATATGTGCATAGATATCGCCAAAGGCTTCTCCAGATGCGTTAAAAGTAGTAGAACTTTCAGCAAGGTTATTACTGCTAATCGCCATTGATTTCACTGCTTGAGCAGATTCTTCTTTGATCGTTTCAATACGTGTTCGAATACTATTCGTTGCTGTAAGTGATTGATCAGCTAATTTACGTACCTCTTCAGCTACAACTGCGAAGCCTTTACCATGTTCGCCCGCACGCGCTGCTTCAATAGAGGCATTTAAAGCAAGTAAATTGGTTTGGTCTGTAATTTCATTTATAAGTGAAACGATATCACCAATCTCATTTGTATAAGTGCTTAAACGTTTTACAACATCCGCAGTATGGTGAATGGCCTCAGATGTGATTGCCATTTTTTCTGTAGCACTTTGGATTGTAGTATTGCCCTTTTCGGCAATAGTGGATGCGCTAAACGCCTTTGTTGTGACATCATTGACACTATCTACAACATCTGTCATCTTCGTCGAAATCATTGTAATATGACCTTCTACCTCTTCAATAGATGATGTTTGTCTTTCTGAGCCTGCAGCTACTTCCTGCATAGAAGATGTAATTTGTTGAATAGATGCGCTCGTTTGTTCGGAGCTGGCAGTTAATTCTTCTGACATGGCAGCCACTTGTTCAGCATTTTCTGCAATTTGCTGAATGAGCGTCCGTAAATCAGCCGTCATGTTTTGAATGCCATCTGAAAGCTGAGCGATTTCATTTGTACCTTTGATTGGTAATGGGTCAACAGCTAAATCACCCTTTGCAACCTTATCCACATAACTTGTCATGTTTTTAATTGGTTTAATTATGCCTTTACTGATGAAATAAGCAACAATGACACCAAATAGTGCAAAAATAATTGTCATGATGATGCTAACCCAAATAATTTGTGTTTGAAGTTCAGATATAAATGAAGCATCCATATCTAACCCAAAAAGAATATCTGTATTGTTGAATGGAATAAAAATCGATTTATGAATACCGTATTCGTCTTCATAGATCTCACTTATTTGCGTCCGCCCAGTATCTAAAGCCGCATGCATTTTTGGATCAAAAACGTAGTCTTCCTGATAACTATCCGTATTACTTAATGCAACGATATGCTCCTTACCATTAGCGCGGGATAGTATATAGGCATTTTCAATATCAAACTTTTTTGTTGTACCATTTAATTGTTTCATTATTTTTTCATATTGAGTTTTAATACCGTTATCTGCTGCTTTTACTTTATTTTTATCGATATCCTCGAAAATATTGCTAGAAATCACCTCTAATGATGATTCAAATTCCTTTATAACAAAATTATCAATGATTTTATTAGAAACGAGAAATAACATGAAACTAAATATTATTGAAATAATTACGATTGGAATTGTTAAACTTGCAATATATTTATAGAGTAAAGAACTTTTAAATTTACTTAATATACTCAACTTGTAAATCCTCCAATAATACAACTTTTTGTTGTAGGAATTGAATCATAGCACTAATATGTTCTGTCTCAGTGTAAGGTGAGATAGAAAAGAATTTAGCTGCTGCTACTGGAACTTGTTGCTTTGTATCACTTGCGTTAACAGTGCAGACACGTGTCGTATCACCGAAAAATACTTCATCTCGTCCTTCACCTAAAATTTCAAAGAATGAAGCATTTAAACCATTAATGTACTCGATTTGATCTTGTGTATAATTTCCAGCTTGTTCATTTGCCCAGTCAAAGCCTTTTGGATATAGTCTATAGGCTGTTACTGGTCCGATATTTGCGTCATTTACTACTTGTAACATTGGTAATTGATCAGCTAATTGTGTACGGAATGCTAAATTTACACGAACATAGTTAGCTAATATTTGTTGATAACCTTCTTTACCAAATGCCTGTAATGCAGCATAAATAGCAATTGAGCTACCCATACGAGAACATTCTAATGTATAACCAGTATGATATGAACCGTAGCCTCTATTGCCTACATATGGTGTATCAAAGTCGTCAATATCTAATAGTTGTAAACTTTTTCCTTCTTTTATTAAGAATAGACTTGTTAAATACGGTGTTTGACCAAGCTTTTGGAAATCAAAACATAGACTATCCGCAATTGCGAGATGTTGCATACGTTGGCGAATTTGTTGTAAGCCTTTCAATACATCTTCCTCGAATTGTAGTGTGTTTGCTTTAAAGTCGTAGTCATTGAAAAATGCGTAAAAACCGCCTAAAGCAGAGTCAGCATGGATATGTATTTGTTTTAAATCATATTTTTGTTCAAGTGTTGTTGCAACTTCCTTAATTGCCTGCACATCATCGATTGCAAATTGATCTGTAGCACCTGTAGTCGCTACGATGTAAACAGGAATACCACCATTTTCAATTACTTCTGTCATGCGTTTTCTTAAATCTTCTACGTCCATCGATTGGTCTTTACCTGCTTTTACACGTACTAAGTGGTTACTACCAATACCGACTGCTTCAATAGACTTTAATAAGCTATAGTGGGCGTTTTCTGAAGCGAAGCAATATAAATTATTTGGAACACCTTCCTCTTTAGCGTGAGGGAATTGTTTCGCAATGGCAAGACGTAAACCACTAAATACCGCTCCTTGTCCACCCCAAGTTGTATAACCAAAACTTTCTGTGAAATCATAACCAACTAATTTTGACATCATTGCGATAACTTTTACTTCGCATTCTGCTGCTGCAGGTCCATATACATCCCACAAATTGTTGCCATTAAGTAAGGCATTCGTAAATTGTCCCAATACACCAGGGATACTAGCCATTGGTAAAACGTTTGTGACAAAGTTGCGTGTATGATAAGGATGACCTTGCATTAATTGTGTTAAGTCTTGAACGACCTGATCAAGTCCAACGCCTGATGTAGGAACTTGGTTTTCTTGCATAAGATCTTTATAGAAAGTAGCAGAACGTTCTTGTATAGGTCCTAGTGTTGTTTTCTTTGGATCTTTTAATTGATCTAATGAAGTTACAATTTGCTCTATTAGAGATAAAAAGTTTTCCCTTTGTAAGCTGTTCCCATCTTCACTTTGAAATAGTTGTTGGATTTTCTTCATTTTCATCATCCTTTATTAGTTCATATTTCACCATTATTTAGATAATAATAGTACAATTTACTAAAGTCATAATAACATATTCTTATGGAAAATATATTCATATTTGAGTAGGATATTAAATTTCTATTATTTAAAATTATTAGAAAATATTTTCATTATATTTAAAGAATGATTTGTAGACAGATGTTTACGTCGTTTTTTTACTTTTATTACTATTTAATGCAACGAAGGTCCTGAAAAAAAGATCCATTAATATTTTCTTGATATAATTAATTGTTAAATAGATACTTTTAGCTATAAAAAAATAGCATAATAAATTACGGTTTTCTTTATGGTTCTTTTTGCTTATTTTATATAATTAGAGATGAGATTTTGACTAGTGGAATAACACACCACATTTTTTGTTATGCGGGTTGTTGGTTATATAATGCATAACTCGTTATTACAATGAATCATAAAGAGTTAACGTCGAAAGATTTTGAACTCGGGGGTGTTTAATTGCCAGTTGAGCCACATGTACATGAAGTCGACTATTTTGGGAAAAGTGGAAGACGTAAAAGATGGGTGATTATTGTAGTAAGTGTTTTAGTAGGTGCCAGTGTACTTTTGGCAAGTGCTCTGTTCGTCTCCTCAATTTTTAATAAACATGATGAGTCGGATTTTTCGGCCTATAAAACACTTGTAGGTACAACAACCAAAAATGATTTTGGTCAATTGACCTTAAATGAAGTGATGATTGATGATAATCAATTATTACTAAATGCAACATTTGAACCAGCAAAAGGCATGAATTTTAACTATCAAATATTTTTCTTTCCGCAAATACTAGTAAATGGTCAAGATTATATGGTTCGAAATGGGGGACAGACCATTGCACAGTCAGCATCAACCTATACAATTTATAGCAGTGTGAAGATGCGTGATTTACCGAAAGATGAAATACTACAACTAAAAATTCTTTATAATGATTGGAATTGGGAACAACCAATCGATAATCCGTGGGCATTTGAAATTGAAGCTTCCCAAAAACAATTACAAGAGGACCGAAAAGTAATCGAGGTTAATAAAACAATTCAGCTTAATGACGGCCAAGAAATTAATGTAGATAAAGTTGTTTCTACACCTATTTCGACTACGGTTTATTTTGAATCAAAGGAAACATTGAATGAATCCATTGACTTTAAAATTTTAACAGAGTCAGGAAAAACATGGCGTCACGACTCATCATATACATTAAATGAAGCGCATACAAAGTGGGGAATTCGCTTCGATGCTCGTTATTTAACAGATAAAACGTATAAGCTAATCCCTGTAACGACAGGGGATATTGAGCTGGGGTCAGCTATCAAAATTCGTGTAAAATAAATTTTACACGCAACTAATTAATTTTTACAATTTTTTAATAATAATAAAGTATTCTCCATGTAATATGTTTGTATATAACATGGAAAGTAGTTGAACTAATTGCCAAAGCTGTTAGAAATATTTCTTACTTCCTTTAAGCTAGGCTGTACTTCCTTTGGAGGACCAACCGCCCATTTAGGTTTTTTTCAAAATGAATATGTGCAAAAGAGAGAATGGCTCACGGATAAAGAATATAGTAATTTAGTAGCACTAAGTCACTTTCTTCCAGGTCCTGCATCAAGTCAGGTCGGAATGGGTATTGGTGTCCTACGTGGAGGACTTATAGGAAGTTTAGTTTCTTTTCTTGGGTTTACATTACCCTCTGTGTTGCTGTTAACGCTATTTGCCTATTTTTACAAGCATACAACGATGGACATGGGCTGGATTCATGGCTTGAAAATAGTTGCTGTCGCCATCGTTGCACAAGCAATTTGGGATATGTCCAAAAAATTAATACCAAGTATTTTACACTTGATGATCGCCATATTATCGCTTTTAACTGTTCTATTATGGGACAATCCGTTTGCACAAGTAATTGTCATAGCATTAGCTTGTTTAACAGGATCTCGCCTTTTTAAGCAAACAAAATTAAATACTGATACTGTAAATAAAACTATGCCCATCTCTAAAGCGACAGGTGGATTGTTTCTCGCATTCTATGTCATACTACTGGTGGCTTTACCGATAGCAAATACACTTTTTAAATCCGAATGGCTTATGATATTAGAAAAGTGTTATCTAGCAGGAGCTTTAGTATTTGGTGGTGGGCATGTAGTGTTGCCATTGCTAGAAACACAATTTGTACAAAGTGGCTTAATGAGTTCTACAGACTTTATAGCAGGGTATAGTCTTGCGCAGGCAGTGCCTGGTCCATTATTTACGTTTGCCTCCTATATTGGTATGGTCATTGCTGGATTACCAGGAGCAGTGGTAGCGACAGTGGGCATATTTCTACCGTCATTTCTTTTAATCATTGGAGCAATGCCCTTTTGGCTTTCTCTGCACGGTCATACAGCATTGAAAGGTGCAATGGTCGGAGCAAGTGCTGCGGTTGTTGGTATTTTAGCTAGCGCTTTTATTCATCCCATTGTGACGCAATCAATACAAAGTGGATTAGATTTTCTTTTAGCAGCCTTATTTATATGGCTGACCATGAAACGAGCCTGGTCACCTTACCTATTAGTAGTATTGGGGGTAGTCGTTGGACTTATATGTTACTAAAGTAAACTGTGGCATCGGAAATACGGCAATGTCTTGCCAAAGGTTTACTAGCTCGGTGCCAGGCACTCAAACAATTTAGTTTGCACGTAAAAAGTGTTAGATTGATGGCAGTCAATCTAACACTTTTTCTTTTTTGTCCTGGACGTTTTATATAAGCTCTTCTTTTTGAATCGCGAGTTTTTTCATATGATATTGCAACGATTGTCGGGAAATATTTAATTGTTTCGCAGCAGCTGATATATTTCCATCACACTGTTGTAGCACTTTTCGTATATACTGTTCTTCATTTGTATGCATAAGTGCTTTGAAAGGGCGTTTTTTAGATGGGGCCGCTTTTATTGAAATTTTATTTTTTAAATAACGTGGCAGCATATCTTCTGTAATATCGCTGTCAGAGCTCGCTTGAATTACAAGGTTTTCAATTAAGTGCTCCAGTTCACGTACATTGCCAGGCCAATCGTAAGCAACAAGAATTTGATAAAGGTCA
Proteins encoded in this region:
- a CDS encoding methyl-accepting chemotaxis protein, encoding MSILSKFKSSLLYKYIASLTIPIVIISIIFSFMLFLVSNKIIDNFVIKEFESSLEVISSNIFEDIDKNKVKAADNGIKTQYEKIMKQLNGTTKKFDIENAYILSRANGKEHIVALSNTDSYQEDYVFDPKMHAALDTGRTQISEIYEDEYGIHKSIFIPFNNTDILFGLDMDASFISELQTQIIWVSIIMTIIFALFGVIVAYFISKGIIKPIKNMTSYVDKVAKGDLAVDPLPIKGTNEIAQLSDGIQNMTADLRTLIQQIAENAEQVAAMSEELTASSEQTSASIQQITSSMQEVAAGSERQTSSIEEVEGHITMISTKMTDVVDSVNDVTTKAFSASTIAEKGNTTIQSATEKMAITSEAIHHTADVVKRLSTYTNEIGDIVSLINEITDQTNLLALNASIEAARAGEHGKGFAVVAEEVRKLADQSLTATNSIRTRIETIKEESAQAVKSMAISSNNLAESSTTFNASGEAFGDIYAHITELTQEMNQVNSIITNMNEGVSNIANSVEQVGIVAVQASGNIQNVAAASEEQSASIEEITASSNNLAEMAQQLRNIIQKFNL
- a CDS encoding pyridoxal phosphate-dependent decarboxylase family protein, which encodes MKKIQQLFQSEDGNSLQRENFLSLIEQIVTSLDQLKDPKKTTLGPIQERSATFYKDLMQENQVPTSGVGLDQVVQDLTQLMQGHPYHTRNFVTNVLPMASIPGVLGQFTNALLNGNNLWDVYGPAAAECEVKVIAMMSKLVGYDFTESFGYTTWGGQGAVFSGLRLAIAKQFPHAKEEGVPNNLYCFASENAHYSLLKSIEAVGIGSNHLVRVKAGKDQSMDVEDLRKRMTEVIENGGIPVYIVATTGATDQFAIDDVQAIKEVATTLEQKYDLKQIHIHADSALGGFYAFFNDYDFKANTLQFEEDVLKGLQQIRQRMQHLAIADSLCFDFQKLGQTPYLTSLFLIKEGKSLQLLDIDDFDTPYVGNRGYGSYHTGYTLECSRMGSSIAIYAALQAFGKEGYQQILANYVRVNLAFRTQLADQLPMLQVVNDANIGPVTAYRLYPKGFDWANEQAGNYTQDQIEYINGLNASFFEILGEGRDEVFFGDTTRVCTVNASDTKQQVPVAAAKFFSISPYTETEHISAMIQFLQQKVVLLEDLQVEYIK
- a CDS encoding formate/nitrite transporter family protein, which translates into the protein MMKETIAIVCSTASMKVTMMKKRPINYLLQAIAGGLFIGFGILLIVTIGGLYDPVGVPSMKVVQGLAFGVALSMVMMAGANLFTGDNFVLSVSTLEKKSTPFAMVGIWLFSYIGNFIGSLVGAVLFFYAGLAVGDTATYIEKVATSKMNAGFVALLCRGILCNLLVCLAVWSTYKLKSEIAKLAMIFCCIFPFITSGFEHSIANMTLFCLALFVPHDDLVSIGGAVANLVPVTLGNIIGGAIIGFVYWLNARR
- a CDS encoding DUF1835 domain-containing protein, with the translated sequence MLEDSIRLKEAIKKLSEAEAKSMLFFSLLNGKSSEDIQQVILQVSEEKNNTNAQTVHILFGESPGGSLKAAFRNTDYQKTEDIIVLPHNLSIGPINDLHKTSGIEARFAWFKNRYTTEDDGITHYRQLMLAAVEKINNILPHQNIVIWTCQNAHEQTGLRLVLAMLDGKLNTVRVIDTFTAFHKKKINPHLAQDNYPRSTGELNGETLVNFYEQGIEPLNNVQRQQLVDEGKRLLLDDVHIIRTWACDKLLTSSNEKRDDDYIVECAKRMYQEDGKVEYKKAARLIGEVIGHMQEYTGDEWIEYRLRCLIKEGVFSYKGDIKAMRFYEVKLLDDFLTN
- the chrA gene encoding chromate efflux transporter, yielding MPKLLEIFLTSFKLGCTSFGGPTAHLGFFQNEYVQKREWLTDKEYSNLVALSHFLPGPASSQVGMGIGVLRGGLIGSLVSFLGFTLPSVLLLTLFAYFYKHTTMDMGWIHGLKIVAVAIVAQAIWDMSKKLIPSILHLMIAILSLLTVLLWDNPFAQVIVIALACLTGSRLFKQTKLNTDTVNKTMPISKATGGLFLAFYVILLVALPIANTLFKSEWLMILEKCYLAGALVFGGGHVVLPLLETQFVQSGLMSSTDFIAGYSLAQAVPGPLFTFASYIGMVIAGLPGAVVATVGIFLPSFLLIIGAMPFWLSLHGHTALKGAMVGASAAVVGILASAFIHPIVTQSIQSGLDFLLAALFIWLTMKRAWSPYLLVVLGVVVGLICY
- a CDS encoding GNAT family N-acetyltransferase, which codes for MYIISETNPTFEDYQALHQTTGWNAKGLYTYEQLFQAICRSWYSISIYDEQTLIGYGRIISDGIYQTFICDVMVHPEYQRNGIGTTIMEALFAHCKLKNIKWIQLSCAKGKQPFYQKLGFSERDADAPGMMLFFE
- a CDS encoding GatB/YqeY domain-containing protein codes for the protein MLKTEVFDQLKKAMKEKDVLAKGVLTLVKSALDLAEKEKGEPLSQAEEIAIINREVKQTNQALEGAQNAGRADLIEKEEAKLVLLKSFLPKQLTEEEIAEKLVAAGVTKGMNMGDAMKIAKPLLNGQAEGAVISKVVKSLI
- a CDS encoding DUF4179 domain-containing protein; protein product: MPVEPHVHEVDYFGKSGRRKRWVIIVVSVLVGASVLLASALFVSSIFNKHDESDFSAYKTLVGTTTKNDFGQLTLNEVMIDDNQLLLNATFEPAKGMNFNYQIFFFPQILVNGQDYMVRNGGQTIAQSASTYTIYSSVKMRDLPKDEILQLKILYNDWNWEQPIDNPWAFEIEASQKQLQEDRKVIEVNKTIQLNDGQEINVDKVVSTPISTTVYFESKETLNESIDFKILTESGKTWRHDSSYTLNEAHTKWGIRFDARYLTDKTYKLIPVTTGDIELGSAIKIRVK
- a CDS encoding VOC family protein, whose amino-acid sequence is MYLFSTVNGSKYKGDVWKMKISEVKLNVHDLHKMKEFYCDKLGFELLEQAEHFFEIAAGESNILFERIDSTIDKQYHFAFNIPSNLFQQAKKWVQERVEILRADEQDEVYFEFLDAYACYFYDPEDNIIEFIARQGINPKVSTNAFSIQHVLNIAEINLTTDAILTVAERLKEYGITPLKDEEIRTDALTFMGNYEDGVHLLIGPSERMWYFSTKKAIVSPIEIRVDDHLQLCVSVNGEFAISHL